Proteins from a genomic interval of Xanthomonas sp. AM6:
- a CDS encoding aminotransferase class III-fold pyridoxal phosphate-dependent enzyme — MTVLGPLAPLRAHAGDRLTAGLDDASVERLAASHPQLGAAIDAAAAEHARLAQEFAELLELDEAEQIRALQAGFVNFYADDAVTPYVALAARGPWVVTLKGAVLYDAGGYGMLGFGHTPEAVLDAMARPQAMANVMTPSVSQLRFDRALRAEIGQRRGGCPYSKFMCLNSGSEAVGLAARIADINAKLQTDPGARHAGATIKRIVVKGSFHGRTDRPGLYSDSSRKAYVQHLASYRGEDSVIAIAPYDVDALRRAFADAEQHGWFVEAVFLEPVMGEGDPGRALPPAFYAAARELTRTHGSVLLVDSIQAGLRAHGVLSVVDYPGFEQLDPPDMETYSKALNAAQFPLSVLAVTEHAAQLYRKGTYGNTMTSNPRALDVASATLAQLTPQVRANIRARGAEAVQKLEKLKAELGGLITQVQGTGLLFSCALAPQFKCYGADSTEEWLRQHGVNVIHGGENSLRFTPHFGMDGEELDLLVGLIGRALREGPRLAQAAAA; from the coding sequence ATGACCGTACTCGGCCCCCTCGCCCCGCTGCGCGCCCATGCCGGCGACCGCCTGACCGCCGGCCTGGACGATGCCAGCGTCGAGCGCCTGGCCGCCTCGCACCCGCAGCTGGGCGCCGCGATCGACGCCGCCGCCGCGGAGCATGCGCGCCTGGCGCAGGAGTTCGCCGAGCTGCTGGAACTGGACGAGGCCGAGCAGATCCGCGCGCTGCAGGCCGGCTTCGTCAATTTCTACGCCGACGATGCGGTGACCCCGTACGTGGCGCTGGCCGCGCGCGGTCCGTGGGTGGTCACGCTGAAGGGCGCGGTGCTGTACGACGCCGGCGGCTACGGCATGCTCGGCTTCGGCCACACCCCCGAGGCGGTGCTGGACGCGATGGCGCGGCCGCAGGCGATGGCCAACGTGATGACCCCGAGCGTGTCGCAGCTGCGCTTCGACCGCGCGCTGCGCGCGGAGATCGGCCAGCGCCGCGGCGGCTGCCCGTACAGCAAGTTCATGTGCCTCAACTCCGGCTCCGAAGCGGTGGGGCTGGCCGCGCGCATCGCCGACATCAACGCCAAGCTGCAGACCGACCCGGGCGCGCGCCACGCCGGCGCGACGATCAAGCGCATCGTGGTCAAGGGCAGCTTCCACGGCCGCACCGACCGCCCCGGGCTGTATTCCGATTCCAGCCGCAAGGCCTACGTGCAGCACCTGGCCAGCTACCGCGGCGAGGACTCGGTGATCGCGATCGCGCCCTACGACGTGGACGCCCTGCGCCGCGCGTTCGCCGATGCCGAGCAGCACGGCTGGTTCGTCGAGGCGGTGTTCCTGGAGCCGGTGATGGGCGAAGGCGACCCGGGCCGCGCGCTGCCGCCGGCGTTCTACGCCGCCGCGCGCGAACTGACCCGCACCCACGGCAGCGTGCTGCTGGTCGATTCGATCCAGGCCGGGCTGCGCGCGCACGGCGTGCTGTCGGTGGTCGACTACCCCGGCTTCGAACAGCTCGATCCGCCGGACATGGAAACCTATTCCAAGGCGCTCAACGCCGCCCAGTTCCCGCTGTCGGTGCTGGCGGTGACCGAGCATGCCGCGCAGCTGTACCGCAAGGGCACCTACGGCAACACCATGACCAGCAACCCGCGCGCGCTGGACGTGGCCAGCGCCACGCTGGCGCAGCTGACCCCGCAGGTGCGCGCCAACATCCGCGCGCGCGGCGCCGAGGCGGTGCAGAAACTGGAGAAGCTCAAGGCCGAGCTCGGCGGGCTGATCACCCAGGTGCAGGGCACCGGGCTGCTGTTCTCCTGCGCGCTGGCGCCGCAGTTCAAGTGCTACGGCGCCGATTCCACCGAGGAATGGCTGCGCCAGCACGGGGTCAACGTGATCCACGGCGGCGAGAACTCGCTGCGCTTCACCCCGCATTTCGGCATGGACGGCGAGGAGCTGGACCTGCTGGTCGGGCTGATCGGCCGCGCGCTGCGCGAGGGTCCCAGGCTGGCGCAGGCCGCGGCGGCCTGA
- a CDS encoding phytase, whose amino-acid sequence MRTGAALRLGTLALACALVAACASTPPAAVAPATTVAKPAAADREPDEGAQHDPLLSAANLPHAVIAEAFLTAFTPADNLDSPASWTTPQGQRWVITTAKKSGELVVFDGASGQRLRTVGGKGAAPGQMDRPNGIAVVGDLALVVERDNHRVQAFSLPGFASVALFGAEDLKKPYGLWARPKDGGIEVIVSDNYMLGADEETVPPLAELGQRFRRYQLRRQGDAWSATLVQTFGETTPAGAIRIAESVFADPAHDRLLLAEEDVASGTRLREYGLADGRYRGRDIGADLYKAQAEGIALLACADGSGYWIGTDQFKDRSLFHVFDRRTLAHVGAFAGKVTANTDGVWLDQRGDARFPQGAFYALHDDQAVAAFDWRDVARRLRLKTCAQ is encoded by the coding sequence ATGCGCACGGGCGCGGCGTTGCGTCTGGGAACGCTGGCGCTGGCATGCGCGCTGGTCGCGGCTTGCGCCAGCACGCCGCCGGCCGCGGTGGCGCCGGCAACCACCGTCGCCAAACCGGCAGCAGCCGACCGCGAGCCGGACGAGGGCGCGCAACACGACCCGCTGCTGAGCGCGGCCAATCTGCCGCACGCCGTGATCGCCGAAGCCTTCCTCACCGCGTTCACCCCGGCCGACAACCTCGATTCGCCGGCCAGCTGGACCACGCCGCAGGGCCAGCGTTGGGTCATCACCACCGCCAAGAAGAGCGGCGAACTGGTGGTGTTCGACGGCGCCAGTGGACAGCGCCTGCGCACCGTCGGCGGCAAGGGCGCCGCGCCAGGGCAGATGGACCGGCCCAACGGCATCGCCGTGGTCGGCGACCTGGCGCTGGTGGTCGAGCGCGACAACCATCGCGTGCAGGCGTTCTCGTTGCCCGGTTTCGCCTCCGTCGCGCTGTTCGGCGCCGAGGACCTGAAGAAGCCGTACGGGCTGTGGGCGCGGCCGAAGGATGGCGGCATCGAGGTCATCGTCAGCGACAACTACATGCTCGGCGCCGACGAGGAAACCGTGCCGCCGCTAGCCGAGCTGGGCCAGCGGTTCCGCCGCTACCAGCTGCGCAGGCAGGGCGACGCCTGGAGCGCGACGCTGGTCCAGACCTTCGGCGAGACCACGCCCGCCGGCGCGATCCGCATCGCCGAATCGGTGTTCGCCGATCCGGCGCACGACCGCCTGCTGCTGGCCGAGGAAGACGTCGCCAGCGGCACCCGCCTGCGCGAATACGGCCTGGCCGACGGCCGCTATCGCGGGCGCGACATCGGCGCGGACCTGTACAAGGCGCAGGCCGAGGGCATCGCCTTGCTGGCCTGCGCCGACGGCAGCGGCTACTGGATCGGCACCGACCAGTTCAAGGACCGCAGCCTGTTCCATGTGTTCGACCGGCGGACGCTGGCGCACGTCGGCGCCTTCGCCGGCAAGGTCACCGCCAACACCGACGGCGTGTGGCTGGACCAGCGTGGCGATGCGCGTTTCCCGCAGGGCGCGTTCTACGCCTTGCACGACGACCAGGCGGTGGCCGCGTTCGATTGGCGCGACGTCGCGCGCCGCCTGCGCCTGAAGACCTGCGCGCAGTGA
- a CDS encoding TonB-dependent receptor — protein MHTKTPLFVAIAFGLSAACAASGAQAAAADAATDLDRIEVRPQLEAQARAVDLKRESDAILDAVSADEVGDYPDQNVAESLQRLPGISVTRDQGEGRFVVVRGLDAALNSVSVDGIAIGTPESDNRAAPMDVIPSESTERLKVVKSPTPDMPGDAIGGAILVESAAAFDRDGRSIRAKLEANHQQLSDKTSPKASFNYSDLFADDTFGIALGLNYQDREFQSDNTEGEYDAIDGGDLVMVEQQRRKYHIDRKRIGANLNLDWHPDQDNRYYLRTLFSSFEDAETRQNTVIAFDADDIEANGDGIYAAPVDEISKRVRYRTKRQDTLAASFGGENRLSGAVLDYQAGYTKTRERVNDEKEARFEYDGDDLDATIDQNRRMPAIGLSGDDWVSNDDYAFDKFVLSPSRTDDDEYSARINVRFDGDNASYKFGLLGRWRDRDVDKNESELSEGPGIDLADWTMAPPEHRRNSLGEALSSSAMRRYWARNGSQYSADDGDVGSNAVGALAEDYVAREDVLAAYAMGTWDIGALRVIAGVRVENTQFKASGNQVDLADDGESFAASALQASSSYTTVLPGLHLRWSGGDDWALRAALNKTVSRPGFGQIAPHATINNDDEEVELGNPNLDPYESTNVDLSFERYLGKTGIVSLGLFHKSIDGYIVDTVIDNDPAYAGYDVSMAINGKTAKVYGAEFNWQQQFAFLPDGWNGLLGGVSGTWLHTEFDPGLEDRQGEDFALPRASKNVYSAFLGYERDGFSTRLSAVYRSEYLDELGAARDYDIFVAPNTQLDFSLDYQVTDAVQLYFDASNLLDEPLERYQGTRSHTQQYEEYGRTFAVGLRVKL, from the coding sequence GTGCATACCAAGACTCCGCTGTTCGTGGCGATCGCGTTCGGCCTCAGCGCGGCCTGCGCCGCTTCCGGCGCGCAGGCCGCCGCCGCCGATGCGGCGACCGACCTGGACCGGATCGAGGTCCGCCCGCAACTGGAGGCGCAGGCCCGCGCGGTGGACCTCAAGCGTGAGTCCGACGCGATCCTGGACGCGGTCTCGGCCGACGAGGTCGGCGACTATCCCGACCAGAACGTGGCCGAGTCGCTGCAGCGCCTGCCCGGGATCAGCGTCACCCGCGACCAGGGCGAGGGCCGCTTCGTGGTGGTGCGCGGGCTGGACGCGGCGCTCAACAGCGTCAGCGTCGACGGCATCGCCATCGGCACCCCGGAGAGCGACAACCGCGCCGCGCCGATGGACGTGATCCCGTCCGAATCCACCGAGCGGCTGAAGGTGGTGAAGTCGCCGACGCCGGACATGCCCGGCGATGCGATCGGCGGCGCGATCCTGGTCGAGTCGGCCGCGGCGTTCGACCGCGACGGCCGCAGCATCCGCGCCAAGCTCGAGGCCAACCACCAGCAGCTCAGCGACAAGACCAGCCCCAAGGCCTCGTTCAACTACAGCGACCTGTTCGCCGACGACACGTTCGGCATCGCGCTGGGCCTGAACTACCAGGACCGCGAATTCCAGTCCGACAACACCGAAGGCGAGTACGACGCGATCGACGGCGGCGACCTGGTCATGGTCGAGCAGCAGCGCCGCAAGTACCACATCGACCGCAAGCGCATCGGCGCCAACCTCAACCTGGACTGGCATCCGGACCAGGACAACCGCTACTACCTGCGCACCCTGTTCAGCAGCTTCGAGGACGCCGAGACCCGCCAGAACACGGTGATCGCGTTCGATGCCGACGACATCGAGGCCAACGGCGACGGCATCTACGCGGCGCCGGTCGACGAGATCTCCAAGCGGGTGCGCTACCGCACCAAGCGGCAGGACACGCTGGCGGCGAGTTTCGGCGGCGAGAACCGCCTGAGTGGCGCGGTGCTGGACTACCAGGCCGGCTACACCAAGACCCGCGAGCGGGTGAACGACGAGAAGGAGGCGCGCTTCGAATACGACGGCGACGACCTCGACGCGACCATCGACCAGAACCGGCGCATGCCCGCCATCGGGCTGTCCGGCGACGACTGGGTGTCCAACGACGACTACGCGTTTGACAAGTTCGTGCTCTCGCCCAGCCGCACCGACGACGACGAGTACAGCGCCAGGATCAACGTGCGCTTCGACGGCGACAACGCCAGCTACAAGTTCGGCCTGCTCGGGCGCTGGCGCGACCGCGACGTCGACAAGAACGAGAGCGAACTGTCCGAAGGCCCCGGCATCGACCTGGCCGACTGGACCATGGCGCCGCCGGAGCACCGCCGCAACAGCCTGGGCGAGGCGCTGAGTTCATCGGCCATGCGCCGCTACTGGGCGCGCAACGGCAGCCAGTACAGCGCCGACGACGGCGACGTCGGCAGCAACGCGGTGGGCGCGCTGGCGGAGGACTACGTCGCCAGGGAAGACGTGCTGGCCGCCTATGCGATGGGCACCTGGGACATCGGCGCATTGCGGGTGATCGCCGGCGTGCGCGTGGAGAACACCCAGTTCAAGGCCAGCGGCAACCAGGTCGATCTCGCCGACGACGGCGAGTCGTTCGCGGCCAGCGCGCTGCAGGCCAGCAGCAGCTACACCACCGTGCTGCCGGGCCTGCACCTGCGCTGGAGCGGCGGCGACGACTGGGCGCTGCGCGCCGCGCTCAACAAGACCGTGTCGCGGCCCGGCTTCGGCCAGATCGCGCCGCACGCGACGATCAACAACGACGACGAGGAAGTGGAATTGGGCAATCCGAACCTGGATCCCTACGAATCGACCAACGTCGACCTGTCGTTCGAGCGCTACCTGGGCAAGACCGGCATCGTCTCGCTGGGCCTGTTCCACAAGTCGATCGACGGCTACATCGTGGACACGGTGATCGACAACGATCCGGCCTACGCCGGTTACGATGTGTCGATGGCGATCAACGGCAAGACCGCCAAGGTCTACGGCGCCGAGTTCAACTGGCAGCAGCAGTTCGCGTTCCTGCCCGACGGCTGGAACGGGTTGCTCGGCGGGGTCAGCGGCACCTGGCTGCACACCGAGTTCGACCCGGGGCTGGAGGACCGGCAGGGCGAGGACTTCGCGCTGCCGCGCGCCTCCAAGAACGTCTACAGCGCCTTTCTCGGCTACGAGCGCGACGGCTTCTCGACCCGGCTGTCGGCGGTGTACCGCAGCGAATACCTCGACGAACTGGGGGCAGCCCGCGACTACGATATCTTCGTGGCGCCCAACACCCAGCTCGACTTCAGCCTCGACTACCAGGTCACCGACGCCGTGCAGCTGTATTTCGACGCCTCCAACCTGCTCGACGAACCGCTGGAGCGCTACCAGGGCACGCGTTCGCATACCCAGCAGTACGAGGAATACGGCCGCACCTTCGCCGTCGGCCTGCGGGTGAAGCTGTGA
- the upp gene encoding uracil phosphoribosyltransferase, with protein MKIVEVRHPLVQHKIGLLRDAALSTKGFRELVTELGTLLGYEATADLETETHTMDGWAGPTQVQRIAGAKITLVPILRAGLGMLPGVLALIPAARVSVVGLQRDEETLQPVPYFERLTGRLEERDALILDPMLATGGTLIATVDMLKRAGARRIKGIFLVAAPEGLKALEAAHPDVEVYTAAIDDHLNDRGYILPGLGDAGDRIFGTRVG; from the coding sequence ATGAAGATCGTCGAAGTCCGCCACCCCCTGGTGCAGCACAAGATCGGCCTGCTGCGCGACGCCGCGCTGAGCACCAAGGGCTTCCGCGAACTGGTCACCGAACTGGGCACCCTGCTCGGCTACGAAGCCACCGCCGACCTGGAGACGGAGACGCACACGATGGACGGCTGGGCCGGCCCCACCCAGGTGCAGCGCATCGCCGGGGCCAAGATCACCCTGGTGCCGATCCTGCGCGCGGGGCTGGGCATGCTGCCCGGCGTACTGGCCTTGATCCCGGCGGCGCGGGTCAGCGTGGTCGGCCTGCAGCGCGACGAGGAGACGCTGCAGCCGGTGCCCTACTTCGAGCGCCTGACCGGCCGCCTGGAAGAACGCGACGCGCTGATCCTGGACCCGATGCTGGCCACCGGCGGCACCCTGATCGCCACCGTGGACATGCTCAAGCGCGCCGGCGCGCGGCGGATCAAGGGCATCTTCCTGGTCGCCGCGCCGGAAGGGCTGAAGGCGCTGGAGGCGGCGCACCCGGACGTGGAGGTCTACACCGCCGCGATCGACGACCACCTCAACGACAGGGGCTACATCCTGCCCGGCCTCGGCGATGCCGGCGACCGGATCTTCGGCACGCGGGTGGGTTGA
- a CDS encoding glycoside hydrolase family 9 protein: MNSLPAALRCLLLACLVVGGCASRSEDAAMPSPIRLNQVGYLPAASKLAVVPDGHGDTFAIEHADSGKVVLHGTLGPAATWAPAQQTVRIADFSALRAPGRYRLRVDGLPPSDSFAIGADAYETVTRAALKAYYYNRASTALTGEYAGRHARAEGHPDTHVLVHASAASPGRPAGTVISAPKGWYDAGDYNKYVVNSGITVYTLLAAYEQFPAYFAAHKEGIPDSGGGVPDILREVDWNLQWLLAMQDPGDGGVYHKLTNLDFGGMQMPDQARAPRYVVQKSTAATLDFAAVMAQASRIYAPFDDRFGGVSKRMLQASRRAWAWAQAHPDAVYRQPADVHTGGYDDDKLDDEFAWAATELYLATGEDAFYDAAMARKVPASVPNWGSVGGLAWMSLAQHRARLTAHADQARIAREIDGVATHLLQVWQESAWKVAMAPADFHWGSNSTALNQAMLLLQAYQLQRKPEYLQAAQSQLDYVLGRNPLGMSFVTGIGARAPMHIHHRISIADGVATPVPGLLVGGPQPGQQDAKECKHAYASSLPALSYLDAECSYASNEVAINWNAPLVYVSAALQVLQR; encoded by the coding sequence ATGAACAGCCTGCCTGCCGCCTTGCGTTGCCTGCTTCTCGCCTGCCTGGTCGTCGGCGGCTGCGCCTCGCGCTCCGAGGATGCCGCCATGCCGTCGCCGATCCGGCTCAACCAGGTCGGCTACCTGCCGGCCGCCAGCAAGCTCGCGGTGGTGCCCGATGGCCATGGCGACACGTTCGCGATCGAGCATGCCGACTCGGGCAAGGTGGTGCTGCACGGCACGCTGGGGCCGGCGGCGACCTGGGCGCCGGCGCAGCAGACAGTGCGCATCGCCGACTTCTCCGCGCTGCGCGCGCCCGGCCGCTATCGCCTGCGCGTGGACGGGCTGCCGCCGTCGGACAGCTTCGCCATCGGCGCCGACGCCTACGAGACGGTGACGCGCGCGGCGCTGAAGGCCTATTACTACAACCGCGCCAGCACCGCGCTGACGGGCGAGTACGCCGGCCGCCATGCGCGCGCCGAAGGGCATCCGGACACGCACGTGCTGGTCCATGCCTCGGCGGCCTCGCCCGGGCGCCCGGCCGGCACCGTGATCTCCGCGCCCAAGGGCTGGTACGACGCCGGCGACTACAACAAGTACGTGGTCAATTCCGGCATCACCGTGTACACGCTGCTGGCCGCCTACGAGCAGTTCCCGGCGTATTTCGCCGCGCACAAGGAAGGCATCCCGGACAGCGGCGGCGGCGTGCCGGACATCCTGCGCGAGGTCGACTGGAACCTGCAGTGGCTGCTGGCGATGCAGGATCCCGGCGACGGCGGCGTGTACCACAAGCTGACCAACCTGGACTTCGGCGGCATGCAGATGCCCGACCAGGCGCGCGCGCCGCGCTACGTGGTGCAGAAGAGCACCGCGGCCACGCTCGACTTCGCCGCGGTGATGGCCCAGGCCAGCCGCATCTACGCCCCGTTCGACGACCGCTTCGGCGGCGTGTCCAAGCGCATGTTGCAGGCTTCGCGCCGCGCCTGGGCCTGGGCGCAGGCGCATCCGGACGCGGTGTACCGGCAGCCGGCGGACGTGCATACCGGCGGCTACGACGACGACAAGCTCGACGACGAGTTCGCCTGGGCCGCGACCGAGCTGTACCTGGCCACCGGCGAGGACGCGTTCTACGACGCGGCGATGGCGCGCAAGGTGCCGGCGAGCGTGCCGAACTGGGGCTCGGTGGGCGGGCTGGCGTGGATGTCGCTGGCGCAGCACCGCGCGCGGCTGACCGCGCACGCCGACCAGGCGCGCATCGCCCGCGAGATCGACGGCGTGGCCACGCACCTGCTGCAGGTCTGGCAGGAGTCGGCGTGGAAGGTGGCGATGGCCCCGGCCGACTTCCACTGGGGCAGCAACAGCACCGCGCTGAACCAGGCGATGCTGCTGTTGCAGGCGTATCAGCTGCAGCGCAAGCCGGAGTATCTGCAGGCCGCGCAGTCGCAGCTGGATTACGTGCTTGGGCGCAATCCGCTGGGCATGTCCTTCGTCACCGGCATCGGCGCGCGCGCGCCGATGCACATCCACCATCGCATCTCCATCGCCGACGGCGTCGCCACGCCGGTGCCTGGCCTGCTGGTCGGCGGCCCGCAGCCGGGCCAGCAGGACGCCAAGGAGTGCAAGCACGCCTACGCCTCGTCGCTGCCGGCGCTGTCCTACCTGGACGCCGAATGCAGCTACGCCAGCAACGAAGTGGCGATCAACTGGAACGCGCCGCTGGTGTACGTGAGCGCCGCGCTGCAGGTCCTGCAGCGCTGA
- a CDS encoding MBL fold metallo-hydrolase, which produces MKLWSIQGNSQKLDGGAMFGNAPKAMWQQWAAPDDGNRIALACRALLARPLAGKTVLFETGIGAFFAPALRARYGVQEDRHVLLDSLHEAGVAHTDIDVVVLSHLHFDHAGGLLAPWREGAAPELLFPNARFLVGAAHWQRALQPHPRDRASFIPELPGLLEASGRLELVDGEHSRTLGEAVRFRFSDGHTPGLMLAEIVGARQADGQAHGGVAFCADLIPGRSWVHVPITMGYDRNAELLIDEKRAFLEDALARNVHLFFTHDPDCALAQLARDGKGRFVTTHELPALQARSLTG; this is translated from the coding sequence ATGAAGCTCTGGTCCATCCAAGGCAACTCCCAGAAACTCGACGGCGGCGCGATGTTCGGCAACGCGCCCAAGGCGATGTGGCAGCAGTGGGCCGCCCCGGACGACGGCAACCGCATCGCGCTGGCCTGCCGCGCGCTGCTGGCGCGCCCGCTGGCCGGCAAGACGGTGCTGTTCGAGACCGGCATCGGCGCGTTCTTCGCGCCGGCGCTGCGCGCGCGCTACGGCGTGCAGGAAGACCGTCACGTGCTGCTGGATTCGCTGCATGAGGCCGGCGTGGCGCATACCGACATCGACGTGGTGGTGCTGAGCCATCTGCACTTCGACCACGCCGGCGGCTTGCTGGCGCCTTGGCGCGAGGGCGCGGCGCCTGAGCTGCTGTTCCCGAACGCGCGCTTCCTGGTCGGTGCGGCGCACTGGCAGCGCGCGCTGCAGCCGCATCCGCGCGACCGCGCCAGCTTCATTCCCGAGTTGCCCGGCCTGCTCGAGGCCAGCGGCCGCCTGGAACTGGTCGACGGCGAGCATTCGCGCACGCTGGGCGAGGCGGTGCGCTTCCGTTTCAGCGACGGGCATACGCCGGGGCTGATGCTGGCCGAGATCGTCGGCGCGCGGCAGGCCGACGGCCAGGCGCATGGCGGCGTCGCGTTCTGTGCCGACCTGATCCCCGGACGCTCCTGGGTGCACGTGCCGATCACGATGGGCTACGACCGCAACGCCGAACTGTTGATCGACGAGAAGCGCGCGTTCCTGGAGGACGCGCTGGCGCGCAACGTGCACCTGTTCTTTACCCACGACCCGGACTGCGCGCTGGCGCAGCTGGCGCGCGACGGCAAGGGCCGCTTCGTCACCACCCACGAACTGCCGGCGCTGCAGGCGCGGTCGCTGACGGGCTAG